The Triticum aestivum cultivar Chinese Spring chromosome 3A, IWGSC CS RefSeq v2.1, whole genome shotgun sequence genome includes a region encoding these proteins:
- the LOC123062818 gene encoding protein NRT1/ PTR FAMILY 8.2, with the protein MEAVQVESKGSHGGDETSSSKKKKDRRSSWGCAFLLVNNCFQYTAYFGVSTNLVNYLKVQLHSGSKAAANSVTNWQGTASITPLAAAFLADSFLGRYWTITVFLLISVAGYGVVTASASAALESAVLFYAGLYLVALGGALQPVLSSFGADQFDVEADEEERGRQSSFFNWFYLTINVGSLVGGTVLVWVQSAHGWRLGYGIPALLSVVAVALFLAGTGAYRSHQPPGGSPLTRIAQVVVAAARKCDVEAPTDAALLHELDGDDGMSAILGSRRLAHTDQFRFLDKAAAETADDKARPASPWRLCTVTQVEELKCVLRLLPVWACGIIFAAAYTQMTTTFILQGDTLDPRVGSFRVPPAVLTVFDTLSVMLWVPLYDRAVVPLARHLTGHHRGFTQLARMGVGFVILTVAMLAAGTLEVARRRVVTRHGTYTGEDGAGYVPMSIFWQVPQYVVVGAAEVFTFIGQMEFFYDQAPDAMRSVCSGLSSAAFALGNYASSALVAVVVRATTRGGRPGWIPDDINDGHLDYFFWLLAMLCIGNFGAYLLVARWYIYKKTAD; encoded by the exons ATGGAGGCTGTACAAGTAGAATCCAAAGGCTCGCACGGCGGCGACGAGACGTCGtcgtcgaagaagaagaaggatcgccGGAGCTCGTGGGGCTGCGCTTTCCTCCTCG TGAACAACTGCTTCCAGTACACGGCCTACTTCGGCGTGTCGACGAACCTGGTGAACTACCTCAAGGTCCAGCTGCACTCCGGCAGCAAGGCCGCTGCCAACAGCGTCACCAACTGGCAGGGCACCGCCTCCAtcacgccgctcgccgccgccttcctcgccgACTCCTTCCTCGGCAGATACTGGACCATCACCGTCTTCCTCCTCATCTCAGTCGCG GGGTATGGTGTCGTGACGGCGAGCGCGTCGGCGGCGCTGGAGAGCGCGGTGTTGTTCTACGCGGGGCTGTACCTGGTGGCGCTGGGCGGCGCGCTGCAGCCGGTGCTGTCGTCGTTCGGGGCCGACCAGTTCGACGtggaggccgacgaggaggagcGCGGGCGGCAGAGCTCCTTCTTCAACTGGTTCTACCTGACCATCAACGTAGGGTCGCTGGTCGGCGGCACCGTGCTGGTGTGGGTGCAGTCCGCCCACGGCTGGCGGCTAGGCTACGGCATCCCGGCGCTCCTGAGCGTGGTCGCCGTCGCGCTGTTCCTGGCCGGCACCGGCGCGTACCGCAGCCACCAGCCCCCCGGTGGCAGCCCGCTCACCAGGATCGCGCAGGTGGTGGTCGCCGCCGCCAGGAAGTGCGACGTGGAGGCGCCCACCGACGCCGCGCTGCTGCACGAGCTTGACGGCGACGACGGCATGTCGGCGATACTGGGGAGCCGCCGCCTCGCGCACACCGACCAGTTCAG GTTCTTAGACAaggcggcggcggagacggcggaCGACAAGGCGCGGCCGGCGAGCCCGTGGCGGCTGTGCACCGTGACGCAGGTGGAGGAGCTCAAGTGCGTGCTCCGACTGCTGCCGGTGTGGGCGTGCGGCATCATCTTCGCGGCCGCCTACACGCAGATGACCACCACCTTCATCCTCCAGGGTGACACGCTGGACCCGCGCGTCGGCAGCTTCCGCGTGCCCCCCGCCGTGCTCACCGTCTTCGACACCCTCAGCGTCATGCTCTGGGTGCCGCTCTACGACCGCGCCGTCGTGCCGCTCGCGCGCCACCTCACGGGCCACCACCGCGGGTTCACGCAGCTGGCGCGCATGGGTGTGGGCTTCGTCATCCTCACTGTTGCCATGCTCGCCGCCGGCACGCTCGAGGTGGCACGGCGCCGCGTCGTCACGCGCCACGGCACCTACACCGGCGAGGACGGCGCGGGGTACGTGCCGATGTCGATCTTCTGGCAGGTGCCGCAGTACGTGGTGGTGGGTGCCGCAGAGGTGTTCACGTTCATCGGGCAGATGGAGTTCTTCTATGACCAGGCGCCGGACGCCATGCGGAGCGTCTGCTCGGGGCTCTCCAGCGCGGCGTTTGCGCTGGGCAACTACGCGAGCTCGGCGCTCGTGGCCGTCGTGGTGCGCGCGACGACGAGGGGCGGGCGGCCCGGGTGGATCCCCGACGATATCAACGACGGCCATCTGGACTACTTTTTCTGGCTGCTCGCCATGCTCTGCATCGGCAACTTCGGCGCGTACCTGCTCGTCGCACGGTGGTATATCTACAAGAAGACCGCTGACTGA